The genomic DNA GATCGCATTTGGGATGGTCTAAATACGTTGCCGTAGGCAAAGAAATTTTGAGATAAACACAGCGTTAGTAAAATATTTACTAAACTGTCATCCCTCCATCAATGTTAATTATCGAACCAGTAATGTTAGCTGCTTTAGGACTGGCTAGAAAAGCAGCTAATTCGGCAATTTCTTCTGGTTTGCCATAGCGTTTAATCGCTGTCATCTCCGTTATGGTTTCTCCAAAAGCACTATCGGCTGGATTCATGTCCGTATCAATTGGACCTGGTTGAATTACATTTGCAGTAATTTTTTTACTGCCTAAATCTCTCGCCCAGCTTTTAGTCATCATCTGTACGGCGGCTTTACTCATAGCATAAAGCGAACCACCAGGAAACGGCATAGAATCTGCATTCACGCTGCCGATAGTAAGAATACGCCCCCCTTCTGGCATAGATTTAACAGCTTCCATCGTGGCGGCAAAAACAGCTTTGATATTAACTTTTTCAGTTCTTTCGTAATCTTCTAAGGTACTTTCGGTAATAGATTTAAGCTCGAAAATCCCTGCATTATTGATGAGAATATCTATAGCTCCAAGTGCCGATACAGCTTTTTGGATTGCCTGCACAACATTGTTTGCTTCCATAGCATCAGCCTGAATTGCTAATCCCCGAACTCCTCTAGCTTCAATTTCTCTCACCAAAATATCGGCTTTATCCTGAGACTTATGATAAGTGAAGGCAATGTTTGCACCTGCCTCTGCCATTTTTCGGACTATTGCTGCGCCAATTCCGCGAGTTCCGCCAGTAACAAAGGCGTTTTTTCCTTGTAATTCTGTCATTTCGTTTACCTTATATTTACAAAACTTGGTTTTGAGGAAAGCATAATTGATTCGGCAACTGCCCGTTGGCTAAAGCATACCGTTCCCAGGGTAAAATTTTGGTATCGCTTCGATACCTGTATGGGAATACTAGCAGCAGTAAAGGAACATGCAGGACTGGCTTTACTACCTTGCTATTTATAAAGATAGCGATCGCGCTTTAGCTCGTGTTTCTCTGCCAATTCCTGAATTAGAAAAAGAGTTATGGATTTTAACTCATGAAGATTTAAGATACGTTACTCGCATTCGCACTTTTATCGATTTTGTTGCCACTTTTTTGATTCAAAAAACTGAGCTAATAGAAGGAAAAGCCGATTGAAAAGGTTGAGTTCTAAGTATAGTGAAAAATATTGTCCCAAATATAGTCAATAAGTAATTTAGATTCATCTAAAGACAAAATATGGCAGTTTCCTCGTTCGTCTTGTTTTAGCAGAGAAATTTCAGGACAATCTGCTTCATTATTATAGGGATAGACAACCTTACCGCGAGTTTGTTTTAAATTATTAATTGGACCTTTGATATCAAAATCAATTTTCACTTTGAATTTGTCATCCATCCAGGTTTCGATGCGATCGTCTAATTCCGACGCGGTTAGCGGAGTTTTACTAGTTAAAAGATGATAGTAAACTAAAATAATTTCTTTGCATTCTTCTTCTTCTGCAGCATTAATTAAAGAATAAAAAACGCTGGCGTTATTAGCCTGGTTTTTAAAAAACAAAGTATCTGTTACTTTTTTACGAAACTCGATTAGCTTGCTTTTGTATTTACTATATTGCTTAAAAGCATAACCTCCTAAAACCACTACTAAAGATAAAAGAGCAGTTAGAACGGGCATAAAATTGCGTACATTTTCTTCACTAACTTCAATGCCTAAAATGCTTGTCGAGCCAAAAATTAAAAAAGAAATTGCCCCGATAAGTAATGCTAGTTTGGGTAGAGCCTTGAGTATTACAGGAATCGCCGCACCAAAAGCAGGAATTATCAATTTTAATCGGTCTTTCCAGGTCATACTAATTTTAATATTGGGAAATAGTAGCTCCAGATCGTATTGAGGGACATTTCGGTAAAAATAAACATACATTTTACCTGGAACAAATTTAAGTAATCCTCCGTCAGTATCTTGTTTTCTAAAATATTCTTCATCTTTAAACTTGATTAATAAAACTACGCGATCGAGAACTTCAATTTGCTTTGTTTTTTTTCTAAAAAACTTTTTGTACTCAATAGTTTGCTTGAAGTCACCTCGACGGTAACAAACCATTTGGTCGAAATCATCAAAATCTACTTTCGTTTTGAGTTCGATAACCGATCTATTTTTGAAAGCATCTTTTAAAGCAGCTTGCGAGATGGGCTTATAGTTGGCTCTTTCTAAAACTAGTTTGAAGTCTTCTATCAACTTGGTTTCCATCTTAGGCAAGTCTTCTTTAGTTATCTTATTAGACTTTAAATTGGTATCGGGGTTAAAGGGAGCATAATTATTTTTTAGATGTTCTAAATAAGCTTGAAATTTAAAATGATAAAAAGCTGATAAAAGCGAACAAAAATCCTTAAACTTTTGTTTCTCCTCATTATTTAAATGTCCGTCTTCCAAACAAAGTTCGATTAGCTCGGCTTGCCGATAGGGAATATAAGCTTCTCGATCTTGATACGATGCCATAATTCTACTGTTACTCAAAATTTAATATCTTTATTTATTTTGTGACAAACTAACCGCTAGATTGCTATAACGAATGTCAAACAGAGCTTCCTTGAATACATTTAAGTTTCTTCCCTAAAAACTTCGATCGCATTTTTAAAGTTGTTATTGATTGTCTTATGTAGTTGGTAGTTTCATCTATGTTTAAATCATTAAGCATTATTAAATGCTATTGTGCCTGAGTAACTTGCTTAAATTGGCTGTCATATACTGAATGGTAGGTATATGGATTAGAGTATTCTAGTAATGAAAGATAAGCCTCCTGCTAGAGAAGCTGCGCGACTCGAAGCACTAAGACAATATAGAATTTTAGATACTCCCTCCGAATCAGCATACAATGACATTGCTACCCTGGCTGCTTTTATTTGTGAGGTACCG from Myxosarcina sp. GI1 includes the following:
- a CDS encoding TMEM143 family protein, encoding MASYQDREAYIPYRQAELIELCLEDGHLNNEEKQKFKDFCSLLSAFYHFKFQAYLEHLKNNYAPFNPDTNLKSNKITKEDLPKMETKLIEDFKLVLERANYKPISQAALKDAFKNRSVIELKTKVDFDDFDQMVCYRRGDFKQTIEYKKFFRKKTKQIEVLDRVVLLIKFKDEEYFRKQDTDGGLLKFVPGKMYVYFYRNVPQYDLELLFPNIKISMTWKDRLKLIIPAFGAAIPVILKALPKLALLIGAISFLIFGSTSILGIEVSEENVRNFMPVLTALLSLVVVLGGYAFKQYSKYKSKLIEFRKKVTDTLFFKNQANNASVFYSLINAAEEEECKEIILVYYHLLTSKTPLTASELDDRIETWMDDKFKVKIDFDIKGPINNLKQTRGKVVYPYNNEADCPEISLLKQDERGNCHILSLDESKLLIDYIWDNIFHYT
- a CDS encoding SDR family NAD(P)-dependent oxidoreductase, which codes for MTELQGKNAFVTGGTRGIGAAIVRKMAEAGANIAFTYHKSQDKADILVREIEARGVRGLAIQADAMEANNVVQAIQKAVSALGAIDILINNAGIFELKSITESTLEDYERTEKVNIKAVFAATMEAVKSMPEGGRILTIGSVNADSMPFPGGSLYAMSKAAVQMMTKSWARDLGSKKITANVIQPGPIDTDMNPADSAFGETITEMTAIKRYGKPEEIAELAAFLASPKAANITGSIINIDGGMTV